The genome window TTCTTGATGCTTGCAATGATATAGCCGACCTCGCCTGCCGTAAGCTCCTCAACCGGCGTCATCTTGGGGCTGAATATGCCGACCTGCAGGACGTCAAACGTCGTTGCCGTTGCCATGAGCAGAATCTTCTTGCCTGCCTTCACTTTTCCGTCAAAGAGCCTCACCAGCATAATGACTCCCTGGTAATTGTCAAACCAGGAGTCGAAGATAAGCGCCTTCAGAGGTTTATCCTCGTCGCCGGGAGGCGCCGGGACCTTCTGCACAATCGCTTCAAGGATCTCCTTGGTGCCGATGCCTTCCTTTGCGCTTGCAAGGATCGCGTCTGAGCTGTCGATGCCAAGCGTGTCTTCGATCTGCTCCTTTACCCGCTCCGGGTCAGCACTCGGAAGATCGATCTTATTAATAACCGGTATCATCTCAAGGTTATTATCAACAGCGAGGTATGCATTGGCGAGCGTCTGAGCCTCGACGCCCTGGCTTGCGTCAACAATCAGAAGGGCCCCTTCACAGGAAGCCAGACTCCTTGAGACTTCATAGGAAAAATCCACGTGGCCGGGGGTATCGATAAGATTAAGGATATATTCTTTTCCATCATCAGCCTTATAGTTCAGTCTGACCGCATGTGCCTTGATCGTAATGCCCCGCTCCCGCTCAAGGTCCATCGAATCGAGCACCTGCTCCTGCATCTCCCGCTTCGAAAGCGCTCCGGTAAATTCGAGCAGCCGGTCGGCAAGCGTGGATTTGCCGTGGTCAATATGGGCGATAATGGAAAAGTTGCGGATATTCTTCGACATGCTACAAAGACTTCCCGGATGTTTCCATGAATACAAGGCTCGCTGCGCCGACGATGCCGGCATCGTCACCGAGTGACGAAGGGATGATCTTCACCGCATCAAAGAGTTCTTTAAAGGCCCTCCTCGATGCCTCTTTGATAGCCTCCTGCACATAAATGTTCCAGGCGCCGACAAGACCGCCGGTAAGGATGATGGCCTCAGGGCTCATTATATTAATAATGTTTGCAATGCCGACACCAAGGAAACGGCCGGCATCCTTGAGGATCTCACGGGAGAGCGCATCTCCTTCAAGCGCTGCCTTATAAATATCCTCAGGCGTGATCTTATAAATACTTCCTTTACAGCATTCCTTGAGAATGCTTTCATTGCCCTTTTCGAGCAGGTCTACAGCCTTTGCGATCATGGCCCGGGCCGAGGCATAGGTCTCGAGGCAGCCGATATTGCCGCATGGACATTTCTCTGCATCTGCATTAATGCTCATATGGCCGATTTCTGCTGACACATCAAGCAACTTTCCCTTATGGATAATGCCGCCGCCGATACCCGTTCCTAATGTCAGGAGAACAAAATTATCAAAGCCCTTGCCGGCGCCTGCGGTCTTTTCTCCCAGGGCTGCCACATTGGCGTCATTTTCGATCATTACCGGAACGTTGAACCTGCTCCGGATCTCTCTTACCAGATCAACTCCTTCAATGGCATGAAGGTTGGGTGATATAAAAACCCTGCCGCGCTTTCTGTCAATCAGGCCGGCAACACCAAGTCCGATCCCCACAATTTCGGTCTGTTTTATTTCATCTATGGCAGACAATACCGCATCGAGCACCGGTTCTGACGACGGTTTTTTTATCTTGCGGGCGATCTCTCCGTCTTCGGAGACGAGTGCGACCCTGAGGTTTGTTCCTCCGAGGTCTATCCCTATAGCGAATTTTTTCGTTGCAGTCATGCTGTTATGCAGTCCTTATGAATGCGGGAAATCAATGAAGTCTAGAAGTGTATCACAAAATATTCCTTTGAGTAAAGGAAGTTACATGAAAGATTCCCTTGACCTTTTCATGCCTCAGTCAATAAAATATGAATATATGAAACAGAACAAGACATTATTTGAACTTCAGTCAGAGGTCTGCAAGACCCTCGCAAGCCCCAAGAGACTCGAGATCCTCAATGCACT of Nitrospirota bacterium contains these proteins:
- a CDS encoding ROK family protein yields the protein MTATKKFAIGIDLGGTNLRVALVSEDGEIARKIKKPSSEPVLDAVLSAIDEIKQTEIVGIGLGVAGLIDRKRGRVFISPNLHAIEGVDLVREIRSRFNVPVMIENDANVAALGEKTAGAGKGFDNFVLLTLGTGIGGGIIHKGKLLDVSAEIGHMSINADAEKCPCGNIGCLETYASARAMIAKAVDLLEKGNESILKECCKGSIYKITPEDIYKAALEGDALSREILKDAGRFLGVGIANIINIMSPEAIILTGGLVGAWNIYVQEAIKEASRRAFKELFDAVKIIPSSLGDDAGIVGAASLVFMETSGKSL